In the genome of Photobacterium sp. TY1-4, one region contains:
- the uvrY gene encoding UvrY/SirA/GacA family response regulator transcription factor, translated as MINVFLVDDHELVRTGIRRLLEDVRGIKVVGEADSGEEAVKWCRQEHADIVLMDMNMPGIGGLEATRKILRFSPDVKIIVLTIHTENPFPTKVMQAGAAGYLTKGAGPDEMVNAIRMVNSGQRYISPEIAQQMALSQFASDAENPFKDLSERELQIMMMITKGQKVTEISEQLNLSPKTVNSYRYRLFNKLDINGDVELTHLAIRHGMLDTETL; from the coding sequence TTGATTAATGTATTCCTTGTAGATGATCACGAACTGGTTCGCACAGGGATCCGACGTCTTCTTGAAGACGTCCGTGGTATTAAAGTGGTAGGGGAAGCCGACAGTGGTGAAGAAGCCGTCAAATGGTGCCGCCAGGAGCATGCGGACATCGTGTTGATGGATATGAATATGCCGGGTATCGGTGGCCTTGAAGCAACGCGTAAGATTCTGCGCTTTAGCCCCGATGTCAAAATCATCGTTTTAACGATTCACACCGAAAACCCGTTCCCGACCAAGGTGATGCAAGCGGGGGCCGCGGGCTATCTGACCAAAGGGGCTGGCCCTGATGAAATGGTCAATGCGATTCGGATGGTCAACAGTGGCCAGCGATACATTTCTCCGGAAATTGCCCAGCAGATGGCGTTGAGCCAGTTTGCTTCGGATGCGGAAAATCCGTTTAAAGACCTCTCTGAGCGCGAACTGCAGATCATGATGATGATCACCAAAGGGCAGAAAGTCACAGAGATTTCCGAACAGTTGAACCTGAGTCCGAAAACGGTCAACAGCTACCGCTACCGCTTGTTTAATAAGCTGGATATCAATGGTGATGTTGAGCTGACCCACCTTGCGATTCGTCACGGAATGTTAGACACAGAGACGTTGTAG